AACTCGGTACTTCGCCTCGTGGAATCGACCGAGAGTGTGAGAGAGGCTGCTCTCCAGTGGGAGACCGTGACCTCCATGGCTTACTACCTCGCGTTCGTAGTCTCGCTGGAGCTCCTGCTCAGGATGACATCGGGCATCTTCGTCTACTTCAAGAACAGACGGAGGGCCAGAAGGGAACAGAGGACGCAAACGAAACCAGAAGCTGGAAGGCCGACCACGGGGCCTCAGTTTGGGGCTGCCGGCACTGGAACGGTATTCGAGCCACGAGCTGCAGGACGGGGTTCGGCTCCACCTATGAGGCCCAACGGGGCTCCGGCGATGGGTGGCAGGCCGGCGTTCATTCAGGCACGGAGCGATGAATGGTCTCGTCCAATTCGCGACCCTCAGTTCGACGATGCGCCCGAGCCCGCCGATAGTGTCAGGCGCAGCAGACCCGCCTATTATTCTGCGTTCTCATCAGAGTTGCCTAACTCGGACTACAGGACCAACGGCGGTCATCGGATCAGCTAGCTCTGAAGAAGGCTACGGGCCGCTCCCGGCACTTATATCACTGGGCGGTCGCGCCTCCGTCTATCACCAGGGGCTGACCCGTCATGAATGACGACTCGTCGGACGCCAGGAACAGCGCGCCGTAGGCGATCTCCGAGGGTTGGCCGAATCTCTTCATGAAGTTGGAGTTCGCCGCGTCCGCCAGGAACTGCTCGCGTTCCTCGCCGGTGAACTGGCGATGCTGTTCGGTCGCCTGCGTGAGGATCGCGCCCGGACAGACGCAGTTGACCCGTATGTTGTCCGGTGCGAGATCCAGGGCGAGGCAGCGCGTGAGCTGAAGCAGCGCCCCCTTTGACGTGTTGTATGGGACGAACGCAGGCTGCGCGATAAAGCTCGACACTGATGCTATGTTCACGATGGAGCCGCCCCCGACATTACGCATGTGGGGCAGAACGTGCTTGACCGTGTACGTGGGCCCCAGTACGTTGACGCCCAGTACCCGCTGCCAGTCTGCGTCAGAGGCCTGCTCGACCGTGCCGAACACGAACGCCGCCGCGTCGTTCACCAGGACGTTCACTTCCCCATAGGCGTCCACTGCGGCTTCGACCAGCCTTTCGACCTCGGGTTCGTTCGACACGTCTGTGGCGACGAACGTTGCTGTGCCCCCCGCGTCGCTGATGAGGTCAACAGTCTGCTGACCACCGTCCCGGTCGATGTCTGCTACTACGACCCTTGCTCCTTCAGAGGCGAACAGCTCGCAGATTGCCCTTCCAATTCCCGCTGCGCCGCCGGTTACTATTGCAGCCTTGCCTTCGAGCCTCATACCGTACTCCTTCGCCGCGGGCCAATGTCAGTCGGTGTGGAAGACCTCTTCGAGTTCGATCATCATCTGGTCGGGCAGGGCGCCCTCCGGAATCTCGAAGTACGGCGCCATGAACTCCTGCCATCGTGCATTTACTTCCTCGTTGGACATGCCATCTAGGGAAGCCTGGA
This genomic stretch from Dehalococcoidia bacterium harbors:
- a CDS encoding glucose 1-dehydrogenase, translated to MRLEGKAAIVTGGAAGIGRAICELFASEGARVVVADIDRDGGQQTVDLISDAGGTATFVATDVSNEPEVERLVEAAVDAYGEVNVLVNDAAAFVFGTVEQASDADWQRVLGVNVLGPTYTVKHVLPHMRNVGGGSIVNIASVSSFIAQPAFVPYNTSKGALLQLTRCLALDLAPDNIRVNCVCPGAILTQATEQHRQFTGEEREQFLADAANSNFMKRFGQPSEIAYGALFLASDESSFMTGQPLVIDGGATAQ